One genomic window of Ziziphus jujuba cultivar Dongzao chromosome 4, ASM3175591v1 includes the following:
- the LOC107415419 gene encoding bidirectional sugar transporter SWEET6b, protein MVSAHTARNIVGIIGNVISFGLFISPVPTFYRIIKKKDVEEFKPDPYIATVLNCLFWVFYGMPFVHPDSLLVLTINAVGLVLELIYLSIFFAYAPNKGRKKVALWLGIEFTFYAIIVLITLLTLHGSKKRSLMVGIICDVFNIIMYASPLTVMAKVIKTKSVEYMPFYLSLANFLNGSVWTAYALIKFDIYVLVSNGLGAISGAIQLLLYAWYYRATPKVDKDGVAKPTVQLSTTNNATPAV, encoded by the exons ATGGTCAGCGCCCATACAGCGCGGAATATTGTAGGGATCATAG GGAATGTTATTTCATTTGGCCTGTTTATTTCTCCGGT ACCCACATTCTATAGAATCATAAAGAAGAAGGATGTGGAAGAGTTCAAGCCAGATCCATATATTGCAACAGTACTGAACTGCCTTTTTTGGGTGTTCTATGGTATGCCTTTTGTTCATCCTGATAGCCTTCTTGTGCTCACCATCAATGCTGTTGGGCTGGTTCTCGAACTCATTtacttatccattttttttgCTTACGCACCCAATAAAGGCCGg AAAAAGGTAGCGTTGTGGCTTGGCATTGAATTTACATTTTATGCCATCATTGTTCTGATAACGCTTTTGACATTGCACGGATCTAAAAAGAGATCTCTCATGGTTGGGATTATTTGTGATGTCTTCAATATCATAATGTATGCTTCTCCACTTACTGTCATG GCAAAAGTTATCAAAACAAAGAGTGTAGAATACATGCCGTTTTATCTTTCATTGGCAAACTTCCTGAATGGTTCCGTCTGGACAGCTTATGCCCTTATAAAGTTTGATATCTATGTCTTG gTAAGCAATGGTTTAGGTGCAATATCGGGTGCAATACAACTATTACTATATGCATGGTACTACAGAGCAACTCCAAAGGTTGACAAAGATGGTGTTGCAAAGCCTACTGTGCAGCTGTCTACCACAAATAATGCTACACCTGCAGTCTGA